Sequence from the Herbaspirillum sp. meg3 genome:
ACGCGGTCACCGCGCAACAGCGCGTCACGTGCGATTAGTGCGCCGAAGCCGCGCGACGCGCCGGTGATGAGCCAGACTTTGGAAGTTGCGGATGCTTGTGTCATGGTGATGCTCCTTGAGTATGTCGTCGATGAGAGTGAACTGCACGCTGCACACTGTTCTGTGGCGGTGTGCGCAGTTGGCAGAACGAAGTGTAGGCAAGCGCGCGCTGTTACACTAGACGACATAAAGGTGTTTGATTTTCAACCAATGGTTGTAAATCAAGCCTGTGCAAAAGACACCGGTATCGCCATGTCGGGTGAGCACCTTCACATGTTCCGCGCATTTCGCACATTCCGCACATCCTGATAAAAGACAAGGAGTCGTCAGCCATGGACAAGGCAAGAGTCGTCACGATTTTTCTGAGCGTCGTACGCGCCGGCAGTTTCAGCCAGGCAGCGGTGGAAAGCGGCATGACGCCGCAGGCGGTCAGCAAGGCAGTGCGCCAGCTGGAGGAGCATCTGGGCGTGCGGCTGTTTCATCGCACCACGCGCAAACTGAGCCTGACTGAAGAAGGTGCGCGTCTGTCCGAGTTGGCCGACCCGGGTTTGCGCTTGCTCGATGAAGCGCTGGATCAGGTGCAGAACAGCCGGCGTGACGCCGAGGGCATCATCCGCGTGAGTGCGCCGACGTCGGTCGGCAATTTATTGCTGATGCCGCTGGTACAGAAATTTCAGGAACGCTATCCGAACATCCATTTCGATTTTCTACTCGACGATCGCTTCACCGATCTGGTGGCCGAGCGCGTCGATATCGGTTTTCGCACCGGCAAGGAGCCCCAGCGCAATCTGGTCGCGCGCCGCCTCGGCGACATCATCCTGC
This genomic interval carries:
- a CDS encoding LysR family transcriptional regulator; this encodes MDKARVVTIFLSVVRAGSFSQAAVESGMTPQAVSKAVRQLEEHLGVRLFHRTTRKLSLTEEGARLSELADPGLRLLDEALDQVQNSRRDAEGIIRVSAPTSVGNLLLMPLVQKFQERYPNIHFDFLLDDRFTDLVAERVDIGFRTGKEPQRNLVARRLGDIILQIYAAPSYLEKYGKPKNLAELRKHRCTGFRHPNNGRLSPWMLTVDGATVYQEMPAVVSFNTMESEVAAVQAGVGIGQLVVYSARELVAAGKLVPILPRLNSVYGGMYMYYPQRTQMPQRVRHFIDFIIEELRDTPI